In Terriglobus aquaticus, the genomic window ACCTTGGCGCCGGTGGTGGAGTGGCCGACCTCGGTGTGGATGGTGTAGGCGAAGTCGATGGGGCTGGCGTCCTTGGGCAGGACGATGACTTTGCCTTTGGGGGTGAAGGTGTAGACCTCCTCGGGGTACAGGTCGATTTTGAGGGTCGACATGAACTCGTTGGGGTCGGTCATCTCGCGCTGCCACTCCATAAGCTGGCGGACCCAGGCGAGGCGCTGCTCGTCCTTCGCGGAGACGGATTCGTTGGCCTTGTACTTCCAGTGGGCGGCGATGCCGTCTTCGGCGATGCGGTGCATCTCCTCGGTGCGGATCTGGACTTCGAACTGGTGGCCGCCCTCGGCGACGAGGGTGGTGTGCAGCGACTGGTAGAGGTTGGGCCGCGGCATGGCGATGAAGTCCTTGATGCGGCCGGGGACGGGGCGCCAGAGCGAGTGCAGCAGGCCGAGGATCGCGTAGCAGTCCTGCATGGTGCTGGTGATGACGCGGACGGCGTAGAGGTCGTGGACCTGCGCGATGTCGGGCGAGCCGCCGTGGGTGATGTGCGCCTGCACTTTTTGCTGGATGGAGTAGAGGCGCTTGATGCGGAACTCCACGCGGCCGGGCAGGCCGTGGCGGTGGAGTTGCGCGGTGATCTGCTCGGCGATGGTTTCGAGAAGCTGTTCGCCGCCACGGTTGCGGATCTGCTCGACCTCCTGCGCGAGGCGCAGGTAGGCGTTGGGATCGACGTACTGGAACGCGAGGTCTTCGAATTCGCCGCGCAGTTTGCCCATGCCGAGGCGATGGGCGAGCGGGGCGAAGATGTCGAGGGTTTCGCGGGCGATCTTTTGCTGCTTTTCTGGCCGCAGGTGCGCGAGGGTGCGCATGTTGTGCAGGCGGTCGGCCATCTTGATGATGACGACGCGGATGTCGGTGACCATGGCGAGCAGCATCTTGCGGATGTTCTCGGCCTGGTGGTCTTCCTTGTTCGCGAACTTGATGCGGTCGAGCTTGGTGACGCCTTCGACGATGTGCGCGACCTGGGGGCCGAAGCGTCGGGCGATCTCGGCGGAGGTGACGGGCGTGTCTTCGACGGCGTCGTGGAGGAGGCCGGCGGCAATGGCGGTGGCGTCCATCTTCATTTCGGCGAGGATCTGGCCGACTTCGAGGGGATGGATGACGTAGGGTTCGCCGGAGGCGCGCTTCTGACCGGTGTGCTGCTGCAGGCAGAACTGCCAGGCGTCGCGGATAACGCCGAGGTCATCGCCGGGGCGGTTCGCGTGCAGGGTGTCGAGCAGGCGCTGGAAGTCCGTGTCGATCTTCGTGGTGAGCTCGGCGGGAAAGCCGGCGAGGTAGGTGGCGGAGGTAGGGTTCTGAGCGGCGCAGGTGGCACCGTGCTCGGGCTCCGGGTCTGCTGCTTCAGAGCCGGGAGGCAACGGGTCGAGCAGGCCGCTGGGTTCCGCCAGCGAATCGGCTGGTTCGGCGGGCAGAGTGGATGCAGCCGTGGTCAGGTCTTCCAGCGCAGGTGCCAGCGGGGCGGCGAGCACACCGGGCCGGCGCACGGAGTTGGCCGGCTGCATGGGTGCGGGCGCAGGCAGAGCCGCCTCCAGATTCCTGCCGGAATCGGAGGTGGGAATGGCGCCGATGACCTGATTAGCGGACGGAATGGCCGTCCGGGGAACGCCCATAGGCCATTTTAGCGTGTGAATGCAAGGTTTCGGTGAGAGCGGTTCTACCCGAGGGAAGAGGTCGGCGCGATTAGAAGCGGTAGCCTACGCCGAAGTTGAAGATCGGGATGAATTTGGCGTAGGTGAGGTTGTGCTCCTGGCGGGCGCGGAAGGCGTTCAGGCTGGTCTGGAAGTCGGCATTGTCCTGGACTTTTTGGCAGGCGAACTGTGGCGGCTCGTTGGCGACGCAGGCAGTGCCGGTGAAGTCGATCTGCAGCTTTGGAACGTCGTTGTAGTACGCGCCCATTTCGACCGGAAAGGTCCAGTGTCCGCGGCCGTGCGTGATGTTGCCCCAGCCGATGGTGAGACCGGGCGAGACTTTGCGCAGGTCGATGCGGCCTGTGCCGTGCAGCGGGTCAGAGGCCGAGCCGTAGAAGGTGTTGCCGCCCAGGTCGAAGTTGGTGTTGGGCGCTACGGTCACATTGGCCTGGACGTGAGTCTGGTTGGCGACGATCACCGTTGGGCTGATGTGGAAGCGGCGATGACGCGCGGGGAAGAAGTCGAGCGTGGCGCGCGCATCCCCGAGCGTCATGTTGGCCGCGATGTTGGCAGCCTCGTACTGGTAGGAGCCGGTGTAGCGGATGTAGTCTCCGCCCACGCGCAGCGCGACGTGAGGGACGAGCGGGATGCCGAACTGGATGCCACCACCACCGGTGCCGATGGTCGCAAGCACGCCGAAGTGGTAGCGGTCGTCGAACATGGAGTGACGCGCGGCGAGAGCTGCCTTGCGCTCGGCCTTGGTGGGCGGCGGGTCGGGCTGCGTGGTCGGCGGCGTGGTGGTCAGGTACACGGGGATGCGCTTACCCGTAGCCGGATCGATGGTGTAGATGAGCGTGTCGGTGATGGGCTTGGCCGTGTTGGGGTCAACGGCAGGAGCGGTCTGCTGTTGCGAGGACGAGGCTTGCGCGGGCTGCGCATCGGATTGAGCAAGAGCGAACGAAGGCAGAGCAACTGCAACAGCCGTGACGAGGCACAGGGGGAGTGAGCGCACGTTTTGACTCCAGTGGATCAGGGGACTTACGTGTTTGATGGTAGTTGGTAGCCCACAGTGCGAACATCACCAGAAGGTTGCAGCCTGACAGAGATGCGGTGAACCTATCTGTTTACTCGCAGAAAGCGCGCGGCGTTGTTGTAGAAGATGTCGCGCTTCTGTTGCTCGGTGAGCCCCGGTGCGTTCTGAATGGTGTCGATGGCCGCGTTGATGGCTTCAGGCCAAACCATCTGGTCAGACCCGAACATGATGCGGTCGCCGAAGCCGGCATCGATCAGCTTCTTGAGATAGGCATAGAAGGCGGCGCGCGGAAAGGCGTAGTCGATGATGCCGGTATCGACGTAGAGCTGCGGGTGCGCGTACATGGCGGCGATGGCGTCGTCGCCGAGCGGGTAGCCGGCGTGCATGGCCCAGATGCGCAGCTTGGGATGCCGCACCAGAACGTCTTCCAGCAACAGCATGCTGCTGAAGCGCATGCGGTAGCCCGGCTCGTAGAAGTAGGGTGTGCCCGGCGGCCCGGGTCCCACATGCATGCCGATGGGGATGTCGAGTTCTTCGGTGAGGGCGTATTACGGCTCCATGCGCGGATCGTCCGCGCCGATGCCGAGGTACTGGTTGTCGATCTCGGCAAAGGCGACCTGGTGCGTTTGCTTGACGAGTTCGCGAAGCTGCTCGACGGTAGGCTTGCCGGTCTTGACATTGAAATAGAGCGTGGGCAGGGCGCGCTGCGGGTCGGCCTGATTCCAGCGAGCGACGTCGGCGCGTGGACCGCTGACGAGTGCGGTGATGTTGCGCGCTTTCAGGATTTGTAGCGTCTGCTGCATGAGTTCGGCGTCAGTCCTGGGCGAGAGCAGCGGCTTGGCGCAGGGCGGGTGCACAGCCACGACGCCTGCGTAGTTCTGCATGCCGTCTTTGGGGTCCCACGCGGGCCAGCGGTCGTACGGAGCGCAGATGGCGGAGGGTGGCGGGCCCGCAGAGTCGACGGGGTTGGCGTGCACGTGGACGTCGATGATGGGCGCTGGCTGCTGCGCGAAGACTGTGGCGCAAACAAGAAGGGCCAGGCTGGCGAAACGCTGGTGTTTCCAGGACATGCGTGCTCCTGAAGTGTTTAGAAAATGAGAATGCCGGTGATGCAGTCAGCGTACATGCTGCGGGTGGGAAGAAGTAGCACTTTGTTTGGAGTGGTGTCTGCGAAGCGCAACGGTTGTGAGGCATGGGCGCCGAATGCCGCGCGGGAAGCAGCGACGGAGTGAGCATCGGCACGTAGACGCAAGCATCCAAACGTGTGCCGCGTATGGCAACAACATCTGTTGAAGGGACTACGTATGAACGCATCGGGCAACGTCATCTTGATCACGGGCGGTGGTACCGGCATTGGCCGTGGGCTGGCGGAAGCATTTCAGAAGGATGGCAACGAGGTCATCATCGCGGGACGCCGCCAGTCGGTGCTGGAAGACACGGTGAAAGCGAACCCTGGCATGCACTTTGTCACGCTGGACGTAGAGGACGCCGCTGACGTGCAGCGCTTTGCCGCCGAGGTGAAGGAGCGCTTTCCCAGGCTGAACGTGTTGATCAACAACGCCGGCATTATGAAGACCGAAGACTTGACGGCGGGCGAAAAAGATCTGGCTACGGCGGAGCAGACGGTTGCGATCAACCTGCTGGGAACGTTTCGTGTGACGGCGGCGCTCATGCCCTTACTGCTGCAACAGGGCCAGGCGACCATCATGACGGTCACGTCGGGCCTGGCGTTTATGCCGATCCATCCCAACCCGTCGTATTGCGCGACCAAGGCGGCGATCCACTCGTGGTCGCAGTCGCTGCGCTACCAGTTGCGCGACAAAGGTGTCGAGGTGCTGGAGATTGTGCCGCCGTATGTGCAGACGGAGCTGACCGGACCGTTCCAGGCTGCGGACCCGAATGCGATGCCGCTGGCGGAGTACATCAGCGAGACGATGGAGCTGCTGAAGAACCCGCCGGCGAGTGGAGAGATCCTCGTGGAGCGGGTGCGTGGCCGTCGCTTTGCGGAGCAAAGTGGAACGTACGATCAGTTGTTTGCCGAGTGGAACGACTATGCGGCGAAGCGGCTGATTGAGCGGGCGAAGGCCGGGCAGGAGTAAGCGAGGGGGCGGAGTCTATCGGTACGGAGCTCCGCCTCTTTTCGTTGACTCAGCCGGTGTTGCGCAGGCCGGCGGAGATGCCGTTGATCGTCGCGGTGATGGCGCGGTTCAGGGCGGCCTCGTCTTCTCCGTTGATGCTGCCGGGCTTGCCCGCGGCTGCTTCGTGTTTGCGGCGCAGCAGTTCCACTTGGATCCAGCTCATAGGGTCGACATAGGGATTGCGCAGCCGGATGGAACGAGCGAGGACCTGATTCTGCTCCATCAACTCGCTTTGACCGGTGATGAGCAGGACCATGGAGCGGGCGCGTTCGAACTCGGCCTGCAGCATGGTGAAGACGCGGTCGGCCAGCGCGCGGTCAGGCACCAGCGAGGCATAGAGGCGGGCGATGCCGAAGTCGGACTTGGCGAGCGCCATCTCGACGTTGCGCAGCATGTCAATGAACAGCGGGAAGTCGCGCAGCATGGTGCGGAGCTGGTCGAGGCCGCCGGTGTTGTCGCGCGCGAAACCTTCCAGCGCGGTGCCCACGCCGTACCAGGCGGGGACGAGGTGGCGCGATTGCATCCATCCGAAGACCCACGGGATCGCGCGCAGGTCGGCGAGCGAGCGCTTGCCGCTGCGCTTGGCGGGGCGTGAGCCGATCTTGGCGTGCTCAAGTTCGGCAACGGGCGTGCCCTGCTGGAAATAATCGAAGGTGTCGGGATTGTCGAGGATGTCTTCGCGGTAGCGGTGGAAGCTGACCACGGCCAGGTGGTCGAGTGTCTGCTCCCACTCGGGCAGCATCTCGCCGGTCAGGTGGCCGGTGCAGTCGCCGCAGGACTGATGTGCGCGCAGATCGGGGCGCGCCACGGCGTCAAGCGAGGCCGCGATCATGAGTTCGAGCGAGCGCTCGGCGAGCACGACGTCCGAGTACTTCCAGTTCAGGACTTCGCCCTGCTCAGTGATGCGGTACTGGCCGTTGAAGCTGTTCAGCGGCTGCGCGTAGATGGCGCGATGCGTGGGCCCGCCGCCACGGCCCACGGTGCCGCCGCGACCATGGAAGAGGCGCAGCTTCACATTGCACTCGCGCGCCACATCGTGCAGGGCGCGGTGTGCCTTGTAAATCTCCCAGGTGGAGGCGATCATGCCGCCGTCCTTGTTGGAGTCGGAGTAGCCGAGCATGACTTCCTGGCGGCGGCCCGCAGCGTCCAGCAGCGGAGCGTAGGCGGGGCTGGTCCACAGCGCGCGGCAGATGACGGGTGCGTTCTGCAGGTCTTCGATGGACTCGAAGAGCGGCGCGATGAGCATGCCTGGGTCTTTGCGCTTCGGATTGCCGGCAACGGGAACGCCACCGAGGCGGGCGAGCCACAGGACGCGGAAGACGTCTTCGGCAGAGGTGGCGCCGGAGATGATGTACTGCTGGATCGTGGTGGGGTCACCGTGCAGTTTCAGGTCGGCGATGGCGCGGAACGTATCGACCACGTCGGTCGTCTGCGGCGTGAGCGGCTTCTCTTCAATGAGCGGCGAATCGGGCGCAGTGCCGGGGATGGCTTGCGTGATCTCTTCAACGGCCTGCAGGTGGAGCTTGGCGTGCTGGCGGATATCGAGCGTTTGCAGGTGCAGGCCGTAGGTGCGGACCTCGATGATGAGCGGGTCGATCCACATCTCCGCAAGGCGGATGCCGTGATGCGTGATGAGCGCATTGCGCACGAGTTGGAGGTCGCGCTCCAGATCGTCTGCGCAATCGTACTGCGGCAGGCGTTCGGAGTGCTTGGAGGCGTAGCTGATCTGCGGTGTGCCGCCGAGGCGAAGCAGGATGCAGGCGAGCATGAGGCGCACCTGCTCAAAGCGGAAGCGCGCGATGAGGTTCTTTGCCTCGCTGGGCAGCATGCGCAGGTAGCGCTCGATGGCGGCCTGCAGCTCCGGCGAACTGCCGACCTGTTGCGTGCTGGCTGCGATCTGCTGCAGCGCTTCGGAGAGGCGCTGGCGGTAGTGCTTCTCGAGCAGCGAGCGCGACATCTCGAGCGACTCGCGCGTCACCTCGGGCGTGACGAAGGGATTGCCGTCTCGGTCGCCGCCGATCCAGGAGCCGAAGCGGACGAGTGTCGGCAGATCGAGCAGCGACAGGTCGCGGCCGTACTCCTTGCGCAGAGCGTTCTGTACTTCGGTGTAGAGCGTGGGGATGGTGTCGAAGATGCTGGCGTCGTAGAAGTCGAGCGCCATGCGGATTTCGTCGCGCACTTCGGGGCGCTCGTTGCGCACGTCGTCGGTCTGCCAGAGCGCCGTGATCTCGGTGAGCACGTCGGACTGCAAACGGTTCAGCGCGTCTTCGGTGTTCGGTACGCGGTCGAGCTGCTCGAGCAGCTCTGCGATGCGATGCCGCTTGAACATGACGGAGCGGCGCGCGACCTCCGTTGGGTGCGCGGTGAAGACGGGCGTGATGCAGATGTCGCGAAGCAAGGTGAGTGCTTCGTCGGCGGTGTAGCCGGCTTCGCGCATGCGGCGCAGCGTGCCCTGCAGCGATCCGCGCTGCGGTGGGCGCGCGGTGTCGAGAAGGCCGGCGAGGCGGCGGCGCTTGCGGTGATTGGTCTCGGCTAGGTTGATCAGTTCGAAGTAAAAGCCGAAGGCGCGCGCGAGCTGGTAGGCCGTTGCGGTGTCCAGGTCACGGACAAGCGCGAGAGCTTCGTCCAGCTTGGCCTGTGCGGCTTCGTGCTGGTGGTTGAACTCGGCTTCGCGGCGTTCGGTCGCGAGACGGCGAAGCTGCTCGACCAGGTCGAAGAGCCGGTCGCCCGATTGCTCGCGCAGAACTTCACCAAGAAGCGCGCCGAGCGAGCGGACGTCACGGCGCAGTGGCGCTTCCTTGGTGTGGGTGTCGGTCGCGCGCAGTTCGGCGAGGCGGCTGGACCAGTCAGAGGGCTGCCAGAGCGACGGCATGGGTCTAGTGTGGCACGAGTGAGCGCAGGTGTTGCATCAGCGTGCGACTGTGTCGTTCGGCGTCCAGTTGGGATCAGCGTAAGAGCCGGGCTCGGCCGGCAGCGCGAAGTAGATCACGAGCACGGTGAGAACGATCTCGCCGAGGTCGAAGATGCTGCCTTCGGGGCCGGTGAGGCCGCCGCTCAGCAACACGGTGCCGATGGAGTGGCAGCTGAGGAAGTGGTTCTGCATCATCAGGCCGCTGTCGGGCGTGCCGAAGAGAAACGATTGCGCCCAATCCCACGCGGCGTGGTATCCGATCGCCCACCAGAGCGAGCCGGTGCGCCACAGCGAGTAGACAAAGACGAACGCGATGATCACAGTGGACGCGATGCCGAACGGTGACTCGCCGGAGTTGCTGGTGTGCCCCAGGCCGAAGACTGCGGCGAAGATGGCGGCAGCGACCCAGAAGCCGACCGCAACACTGCGGCGGTACGGCAGGCCGGCGGAGCGCGCCAGCCCCGCCAGGCCGCGCGTCACGGTGAACTGGACGAAGCCGCGGGTGAGGAACTCCTCCATCAGGCCGACGCCGACGAACGCCACGAACCACAGCAGGCCGTACTGTAGCACCGCCGGGCCGTGCATCTGCACGCCGTCAAACGCGAGGTGACCGGTCTTCCATAGAACGAGGACGAGCAGCGAGAGAGCGCCGAGGCCGAGAGCGCTGCCGAGCAGAAACTGCTTTATGCGGTGAGCCGTGGGAAGACCGATGCCGTAGCGACCGAAGCGGCGGCGCTCCACGCGCGAGACGATAAAGGCGGCCAGAGCGGCCAAGGCGAAGCCGCCGTAGTCGCCGGCCAGAACGCTGCTGACCGTGGTGAGCTTCGGGTGAGCCTGGTGGGGCGCGCCAGGGTGCAGCGCGTGCACGATCCGGTTTGCTGCAAAGGCAAGTGCAGCGGTGATCGCAACGAACAGCAGCAGGGACCAGCCGGCGCGCAGGCCGTCTTCACCAAAGAAGATGGCGCGGACATTTTGCTGGCGAGGCGGGTCGGTCGCGGCATTGCTGTCGTCTGCGGCGCTGGGCGCCCACTCGGGGGCGCCACTCTGCGGGATAGGATCGGCGTGCGGTTCGATCGGCTCGGGCATGCTTGCAACCTTACGCTAGAGCTTCGGCCGGTGTTGCTGAGGCTGTGGCGATGCCATGCAACTGGTCTGCGGAAGTGGTGTGCTGGCGCGAAAAGATGCAGACGCGCTCCGCAACTTCTGAAAGGCTCCCGTGTTGCCGGAAAATATTTCGTTTTCCACAGTGCTGACGGGGAGAAAAGCTCGGGACCGCTAGCTTATAGTTCGACGCAAGCACACCTGCCTGTACGTCCCGCACGACCCTTTCGAGCCGCTCTCATCGGTGAGACGGATCGGAAAAAGATTTGTTTCGCAGCGCGCTTCTACCCATGCCTGGACGCGGCGGCGACTTTTGGAGGTTTACCCATGAAGCGCACCCTTGCCGCTCTGCTGGTGGCTGTCGCCGCCACAGCGCCCGCGTTGGCGGAAAAGCTGATCCCCGCGGGATCGATCATTCAATGCACCATCTCAGAACCCAAGGTCTCCTCAAAGACGCTGGACCGTGGCGACCCGGTGCTGTGCCGGCTGAGCCACATGGAGTATTACGGCCGCTCCGTGTTCCCGTATGGTGCGTACCTTGAAGGACGTTTCGTCGACTACAAGGACCCGGGCCACCTGGTGGGCAAGGGCTGGATGGAGCTGGACTTCGACAAGCTCGTCATCAACCAGACCGACGACGTGATCCCGATCAGCGCCAAGGTCGTTGCACTGCCGAACTCCAAGATGCCGGTGGACAAGGAAGGCAAGATCCACGGCACGGGCCACCCGGTAAAGGACACGGTGGAGTGGATGATTCCGGTGCTGTGGCCGATCGACCTGATCAACCTGCCGCGGCGCGGACCCACGCCCACGCTGAAGGCGGAGCAGCGCCTGACGCTGAAGGTGATGGATGACTTCGGCATTCCGACCAAGGACGAGATCCAGCAGGAGCTGCACCCGAACGGGCCGGCGCTGATCCCGCGTGCGGACTATGCCGCGCCGATCGAGCGGCAGCCGGCGTACTATGCGCCGTCTGCGCAGACCTACGCCCCGCCGGTCTACCAGCAACCGCAGCAGACCGCGCCGACCACGGTGATCTACAACAACGTGTACGGCTCGCAACAGCAGCCCTACTATCAGCAGCCGCGGCCGCAGGTGGTGCGTGTGCCGCAGCCGTACCCGGTGCGTGTGCCGTACCCGGTGTATCCGCCGGTGGTTGCGGTGGGACCGCCGCCTCCGCCACCGGGATACTACGGCTACTAACGCCCCACCTCTGGTTCTCTTTCGGGTTGAGAGACGGGATCGTGCTTCGTGCACGATCCCGTTTCTGCTTGCGCCGGCATTGGCTGCGGCTAGTCGTGGTAGCGCTTTTCGCCTGCAGGAATGGTCACGTTGAGTTGGTTCTGTTTCGGTGGCAGCGGACAGGAAGTGTGCTCGGAAAAGGCACAGAGCGGGTTGCGCGCGAGATTGAAGTCGAGCACGACGGTGCCGGGCGCGGAAAGGCCGTGGTCGGGCATGGACGCGTTGAGGAAGCGACCGCCCTGGTAGGTGTCGGTACGGCTAGTCAGGTCGCGGAAGACGAAGAAGAGCGGTTCGTTTGCGCCTTGCTCGATGGTGGGTTCGAGTTGGTAGCTGTGGCCGTTGAGCGTGAACTGCGCGACGCCGTAAGAGGGATCGTTCGAGACCTGGCCGATGCGGTTGACGATGCGCACCGTGCGAGGCGCGGGGTAGGGCTGCCATTGCGCGGTGACTCGGTAGCGGGCGTCCGGCGCGTACCAGCGCAGGCCGTGAAAGGCGAGCAGTTCCGGCGCCTGTGTGTCGCGCGCGACGATGAAGTAGCCGTCCTTGTGGCGCAGGACGAAGTTGACGCTGCCCTGCACGAATTTCTGCGACGTGCCATCGGCGTCGAAGCTGACGGGCTGCGCCGTCGCGGGTTTGCCGTTGATGGTGAGCGCGGGCTGGCTTGCAGGGCCGGGCGTGAAGGTGAGGGTGTCGCCGCTCCGGTGAACGGTGCCGAGCAGAGCGCTGGCGTGGTCCAGGCGGATTTTGCTCGACGGAGCCGAGCCGATCGTCATGTCGCCTTCGGGAATGCGGTCGAGCGCGACCATGCCAAGCGCGCTCATGGGGCTGCGCAGGATGGCGGTCTGATGATCGCGGAAGGCCTGGATGGATTGGAGTTGTTGAGGAGTGAGCGGCGCTGGTTTGCTTCGGAGCGGTGCCTGCGCGGGGAGCGCGGCGGAGGCGGCGAGTACGACGAGGCTGGCCGCGGCGCGGGTGCGATGCATTTGGTTCGGTCCTTCTGCACTGCCGACAGGAGACGTGGCTCGAGTTCAGCGTGCGGGTGAAAGAGTTGGCAGATCGACGAGGGTTTTGGGTGAGTTGTTCAGGCGATGCGAAGGCTGGATGGAATAGCTGGCTGGTTCTTTACCTGCGAACGATGCCGTCTCCAACGGGCCCGCTGTGCTGCAACGTGTCGTTGAGCCACTCGGTCAGCTCGCGCTCCCAGTGCGGGATGTTCGGCATGGTCCATTGGTACGTTCCGTGGCGGCCGTTGGGGATGGGGATGAGCTCGACGCGGACGCCGGCCGAGGCAAGGGCGTTTGCGAGTTCGAGCGATTGCACAAACGGCACCGCCTCGTCCTGCTCGCCGTGGATGAGGAGGAAGGGCGGAGCGTCGCGCCGTATGTGCGCGATGGGGGAAGCGGCGAGGAGTGCGGCGGGTGTTGCGGGTGCGCCGAGCAACTGGTCGAAGAGCCTGGGTGCTCCGGGCGAAGGTGCGTCGGGAACCGGGATCTCATTCAGGCAGCAATGGCCGTATAGCGTGACCACCGCGGCGATGTTGTCCGATTCGCGGTCGACCGCGTCTCCGGTGGAGAGAGCTGTGGGTGGCAACAGGCCGACCATGTTGCTCAGGTACCCACCGGCCGAGCCGCCAAGCAGGACGATCTTTTGGGGATCGACCGCGTAGGCGGCGGCGTTGTGGCGCACGAAGCGGATGGAGCGCTCGACGTCCGCGATCATGTCGGCAAAGGTGCTGGGCGCGAGGCGGTAATTGATGGAGAAGACGGCGTACCCGGCGGGCGCGAGGAAGTCGGCGGCGTAGGCCTCTGAGCCGTTGCGGCTGGTGCCGCCAACCCAGCCACCACCATGCAGGATGATGACGGCGGGGTGCGGGCCGGGGCCGTTTGGCTGGTAGAAGTCGAGCGTGAGCGGATGCGCGTCGGTGCCGCCGTAGCGCACCGTTGCCGTGATGCGGGCGTCGCGCGGGTTGGGCTTGGCGGGCGCTGCCGGCGTTTGCGCGAACGTCTGCCGGCCACCCAAGAGCAACGCGAGGCCGC contains:
- a CDS encoding RelA/SpoT family protein codes for the protein MGVPRTAIPSANQVIGAIPTSDSGRNLEAALPAPAPMQPANSVRRPGVLAAPLAPALEDLTTAASTLPAEPADSLAEPSGLLDPLPPGSEAADPEPEHGATCAAQNPTSATYLAGFPAELTTKIDTDFQRLLDTLHANRPGDDLGVIRDAWQFCLQQHTGQKRASGEPYVIHPLEVGQILAEMKMDATAIAAGLLHDAVEDTPVTSAEIARRFGPQVAHIVEGVTKLDRIKFANKEDHQAENIRKMLLAMVTDIRVVIIKMADRLHNMRTLAHLRPEKQQKIARETLDIFAPLAHRLGMGKLRGEFEDLAFQYVDPNAYLRLAQEVEQIRNRGGEQLLETIAEQITAQLHRHGLPGRVEFRIKRLYSIQQKVQAHITHGGSPDIAQVHDLYAVRVITSTMQDCYAILGLLHSLWRPVPGRIKDFIAMPRPNLYQSLHTTLVAEGGHQFEVQIRTEEMHRIAEDGIAAHWKYKANESVSAKDEQRLAWVRQLMEWQREMTDPNEFMSTLKIDLYPEEVYTFTPKGKVIVLPKDASPIDFAYTIHTEVGHSTTGAKVNGRIVPLRHRLRNGDIVEITTQAGHTPSRDWLTFTKSSRARNKIKHWLNEHQRERAIEIGRKLLEREARKFGASLKKATEADYTRVATEYGLGGPNGVENDLLSAIGFGKLSSRQILNRLIPGSTTQPETATESSPLTQSSSTLNSGAATNTTGQPTNFDPAKAGLPGNQIGKLTDDARRIYFSKGTESLQVEGQNDLLIYRARCCNPIRGEEIIGYVTRGKGVAVHARTCSNVQNLLYESDRRINVEWSPTPEDLAAQAARDAEKNGTPLSSTAGTDPNPASAASGKPGKQGTGKNPVPSALSPAPSAQRATRYPVRIVVTCEDRSGMLKELTATISDDDTNIRSVDTQQNPDGTTANVEFVVETLDLRHLTRLTTNLRQVPGVREVHRVSKI
- a CDS encoding SDR family oxidoreductase, with the translated sequence MNASGNVILITGGGTGIGRGLAEAFQKDGNEVIIAGRRQSVLEDTVKANPGMHFVTLDVEDAADVQRFAAEVKERFPRLNVLINNAGIMKTEDLTAGEKDLATAEQTVAINLLGTFRVTAALMPLLLQQGQATIMTVTSGLAFMPIHPNPSYCATKAAIHSWSQSLRYQLRDKGVEVLEIVPPYVQTELTGPFQAADPNAMPLAEYISETMELLKNPPASGEILVERVRGRRFAEQSGTYDQLFAEWNDYAAKRLIERAKAGQE
- the ppc gene encoding phosphoenolpyruvate carboxylase, yielding MPSLWQPSDWSSRLAELRATDTHTKEAPLRRDVRSLGALLGEVLREQSGDRLFDLVEQLRRLATERREAEFNHQHEAAQAKLDEALALVRDLDTATAYQLARAFGFYFELINLAETNHRKRRRLAGLLDTARPPQRGSLQGTLRRMREAGYTADEALTLLRDICITPVFTAHPTEVARRSVMFKRHRIAELLEQLDRVPNTEDALNRLQSDVLTEITALWQTDDVRNERPEVRDEIRMALDFYDASIFDTIPTLYTEVQNALRKEYGRDLSLLDLPTLVRFGSWIGGDRDGNPFVTPEVTRESLEMSRSLLEKHYRQRLSEALQQIAASTQQVGSSPELQAAIERYLRMLPSEAKNLIARFRFEQVRLMLACILLRLGGTPQISYASKHSERLPQYDCADDLERDLQLVRNALITHHGIRLAEMWIDPLIIEVRTYGLHLQTLDIRQHAKLHLQAVEEITQAIPGTAPDSPLIEEKPLTPQTTDVVDTFRAIADLKLHGDPTTIQQYIISGATSAEDVFRVLWLARLGGVPVAGNPKRKDPGMLIAPLFESIEDLQNAPVICRALWTSPAYAPLLDAAGRRQEVMLGYSDSNKDGGMIASTWEIYKAHRALHDVARECNVKLRLFHGRGGTVGRGGGPTHRAIYAQPLNSFNGQYRITEQGEVLNWKYSDVVLAERSLELMIAASLDAVARPDLRAHQSCGDCTGHLTGEMLPEWEQTLDHLAVVSFHRYREDILDNPDTFDYFQQGTPVAELEHAKIGSRPAKRSGKRSLADLRAIPWVFGWMQSRHLVPAWYGVGTALEGFARDNTGGLDQLRTMLRDFPLFIDMLRNVEMALAKSDFGIARLYASLVPDRALADRVFTMLQAEFERARSMVLLITGQSELMEQNQVLARSIRLRNPYVDPMSWIQVELLRRKHEAAAGKPGSINGEDEAALNRAITATINGISAGLRNTG
- a CDS encoding CPBP family intramembrane glutamic endopeptidase — its product is MPEPIEPHADPIPQSGAPEWAPSAADDSNAATDPPRQQNVRAIFFGEDGLRAGWSLLLFVAITAALAFAANRIVHALHPGAPHQAHPKLTTVSSVLAGDYGGFALAALAAFIVSRVERRRFGRYGIGLPTAHRIKQFLLGSALGLGALSLLVLVLWKTGHLAFDGVQMHGPAVLQYGLLWFVAFVGVGLMEEFLTRGFVQFTVTRGLAGLARSAGLPYRRSVAVGFWVAAAIFAAVFGLGHTSNSGESPFGIASTVIIAFVFVYSLWRTGSLWWAIGYHAAWDWAQSFLFGTPDSGLMMQNHFLSCHSIGTVLLSGGLTGPEGSIFDLGEIVLTVLVIYFALPAEPGSYADPNWTPNDTVAR
- a CDS encoding DUF1684 domain-containing protein, with translation MHRTRAAASLVVLAASAALPAQAPLRSKPAPLTPQQLQSIQAFRDHQTAILRSPMSALGMVALDRIPEGDMTIGSAPSSKIRLDHASALLGTVHRSGDTLTFTPGPASQPALTINGKPATAQPVSFDADGTSQKFVQGSVNFVLRHKDGYFIVARDTQAPELLAFHGLRWYAPDARYRVTAQWQPYPAPRTVRIVNRIGQVSNDPSYGVAQFTLNGHSYQLEPTIEQGANEPLFFVFRDLTSRTDTYQGGRFLNASMPDHGLSAPGTVVLDFNLARNPLCAFSEHTSCPLPPKQNQLNVTIPAGEKRYHD
- a CDS encoding alpha/beta hydrolase produces the protein MQRNRTASLLFRSGAIRAAVCGLALLLGGRQTFAQTPAAPAKPNPRDARITATVRYGGTDAHPLTLDFYQPNGPGPHPAVIILHGGGWVGGTSRNGSEAYAADFLAPAGYAVFSINYRLAPSTFADMIADVERSIRFVRHNAAAYAVDPQKIVLLGGSAGGYLSNMVGLLPPTALSTGDAVDRESDNIAAVVTLYGHCCLNEIPVPDAPSPGAPRLFDQLLGAPATPAALLAASPIAHIRRDAPPFLLIHGEQDEAVPFVQSLELANALASAGVRVELIPIPNGRHGTYQWTMPNIPHWERELTEWLNDTLQHSGPVGDGIVRR